From Chloroflexota bacterium:
ATGGGTTTACTCCATTCTCGCCACAGTTGTTTTTTCTGTGTTCTCTGTGGCTTGTATCGGATTAACGCATACAGGCGATGAAGACATCTTCCAGTGATGGTTCGATTATTTCCATTTGTTCGATATGGATGCTCGCCTGACGTAGCTCGGTGGTGATTCGGCTTTGAAGGTGTTCCACGCCCGGAGCGACGACATGCACCAGCGCGCCGTATAGTTCAACTTCATCGAGGGGTAGTTGGCCTGAATTGCGGGCATCGCGCAAGACTTTAACAGCAGTTACAGCATTTGATGGGGCGATTTCGAGTACCTGCCCATTCATCTTCTGGTGTTTGATGTCTTTAGGAGAGCCATAGGCAATCATCTCACCGCGTTGGATAAAAGCCAGCCGGTGACAGTGTTCGGCCTCATCCATATAGTGTGTGGTGACAAAAACCGTAACGCCCCTCTGGGCTTCCTCATTCGTTGGGGTTGTGACAAGCTTGTAGAGTAAATCCCAGAAAGCGCGCCGCGAGATCGGGTCTACCCCGGCGGTGGGTTCGTCTAAAAAAAGTACTTCCGGGCGATGCAAAATCGCCGCACTGAGCGCCAACCGCTGCCGCCAGCCGCCAGAAAGGTCTTTGGTTTTGGCGTGTTCACGGCCTTCCAGCCCGGCCATCGCCAGGGCTTCCTGGATTCGCTCCGGGAGCAGATTCTCGTTCAGGCCGTAGGCAGCACCATAAAATTTCAGGTTTTGAATCACCGTCAGATCATTGTACAAACTAAACCGCTGGGACATATATCCCACCCTCGGCCGGATGCGGGCTGCCTCACCGTGGGCATCCAGCCCCAAGACAGAAATTGATCCCGCGCTGGGTTGCAGTAATCCCAGCATCATGCGGATTGTTGTCGTTTTGCCG
This genomic window contains:
- a CDS encoding ABC transporter ATP-binding protein encodes the protein MNNKIPAVTARGLTKYFGDFTAVNGIDFDVYRGEIFGFLGPNGSGKTTTIRMMLGLLQPSAGSISVLGLDAHGEAARIRPRVGYMSQRFSLYNDLTVIQNLKFYGAAYGLNENLLPERIQEALAMAGLEGREHAKTKDLSGGWRQRLALSAAILHRPEVLFLDEPTAGVDPISRRAFWDLLYKLVTTPTNEEAQRGVTVFVTTHYMDEAEHCHRLAFIQRGEMIAYGSPKDIKHQKMNGQVLEIAPSNAVTAVKVLRDARNSGQLPLDEVELYGALVHVVAPGVEHLQSRITTELRQASIHIEQMEIIEPSLEDVFIACMR